The genomic segment CAGCAATTGGGCATCCTGCCTGCTGCGCAACATGGCTAAACAGCACATTCCCCTCTCCCTTCGCAGGTATGTTTTCCAACGGGCGCAAGGCTGCTGCGAATACTGCAAAAGTCAGGCGGACTTTGCCACTCAATCTTTTGCCACCGAACACATCATCCCCTCCGCAAAAGGCGGTAGCAACGACCCCGACAATCTGGCGTTGGCTTGCCAAGGCTGCAACTCGCACAAAGCCGCCAAGACCGAAGCGACCGACCCAATCACGCAGCAGAAGGTTCTCCTTTTTCATCCACGACAACACAACTGGGGCGACCATTTCGACTGGGACGATACATTCACCCAAGTTGTCGGCCTGACACCCATCGGGCGGGCGACGGTAGAGGCATTGCACCTGAATCGCCCGCAAGTGATGCGCTTGCGGGCGGCGTTGTTTTTGTTGGGAGAACATCCGCCACTGATATAATTTCTCCAACTGTTACCCCCGTAACATCCCACCCACCGCGCCACCCGCACCTTTGTCCCAGAAATGATTTATTCGATTAGTTCGATTAAGCCGATTGATTCGATTGGGTAACTCCGTTAATCGAATCAATCGGATGAATCGAATCAATCGGATGAGTCGAAATCAATCGAACCAATCCATGAAATTCGACATCATCATCATCGGCACCGGCGCGGGCGGCGGCACTTTGGCTTACAAACTCGCCCCCACCGGCAAGCGCATCCTCATCCTCGAGCGCGGCGATTTTTTGCCAAAAGAAAAAGAAAACTGGGACCCGCTCGCCGTGGCGCAAGGCCGCTACAAAACCACCGAAATGTGGCGCGACGCGGCGGGCAAGGAATTTTCCCCCTACCAACACTACTGGGTCGGCGGCAACACCAAGATGTACGGCGGCGCTTTGCTGCGCCTCCGCGAGCGCGACTTCGAGGCCACCGAACACTTTGATGGCCTTTCCCCCGAATGGCCTTTGAAATACGAGGACTTCGCGCCGTGGTACGACGAAGCCGAGGCGCTCTATGCCGTGCACGGCACACGCGGCCTCGACCCCACCGAGCCGCCCGCAAAAAATGGCTACCCCTTCCCTGCGCTGCCCTTCGAGCCGCGCATGGCGGAAGTGACCGAGCAAATCCGTCGGCAAGGCTACCATCCCGCGCCGATTCCGCTCGCCATCCGCCTGCCGCAAGACCTGAACGGCCGCACCAACGACCGCCTCCACGTCGAACTCTACGACGGCTACCCCGACCCCACCGGCGCGAAGGCCGACAGCCACGTCGTGGGGGTGCAAGGCGCGTTGCAATACCCGAACGTGACCTTGCTCCGCAATCGAAAAGCCCTGAAAATAAACACCGACGCAAGCGGTCGGCGGGCAGTGAGCGTCACCGTCGCCTGCGAGGGCATGGAGGAAACTTACCACGCCGACACCATCGTGGTGGCCTGCGGCGCCATCAATTCCGCCGCGCTTTTGCTTCGCTCGGCCAACGAAAAACACCCCCACGGCCTCGCCAACAGCAGCGGTCAGGTGGGGCGCAACCTGATGATTCACAACAACGGTATCGTGTTGGCCTACTCGGCCAAGCCCAACCCTTCGACCTTCCAAAAGGCGATTTTGATTCCCGACTTCTATCACGGCGCTGACGGCGACGCGCGCCCGCTCGGAGCCATCCAGAACATGGGCAAAGCCGACCCGCTCTTGCTTGCCGACGCGGTGGGCGACGATTTGGGCAAGGACGACAAGGACGCGGCGCATTTCGCCAGCCACATCATTGACTACTTCATCACCGCCGAAGATTTGCCAAAATCCGAGAATCGCGTCACGGTGGATTCGCAGGGGAATATCCAACTGCATTACACCCAAAACAACCTCGAAGCCTATCGCCGTTTGCGCGAAAAACTGGTTCAAATCATGGACACGGTGGCTGAAAACGAGGGCGTTGGCGGCAGCACGAAATACTACGGCTTCAAACTCGGCATCGGCGGTGTGAGTCACCAGAACGGCACCTGTCGCTTCGGTCACGACCCTCGCACTTCGGTGCTCGACCTGAACTGCAAAGCCCACGCGCTCGACAATCTCTACGTCGTGGACACTTCATTCTTCCCTTCTTCCGGCGCGGTGAATCCTTCACTCACGGCGATGGCGAATGCGTTGCGGGTCGGAGAGATTTTGAGTCATTTGGGGTAATTGGGGTCATTAAAAAAACACGAGCCATGAAATACTTTTTTCAAGAAATAGCCAACATTTTAGGCGCTTCTTACCAATCATGTTTTTTTTGTCATTCTGTAGGAATCCGTCCGCTCTACGGCGGGAAAAACCGAGCGAGACCCGCTCGTAGAGCGGACAGTTCCTTACAGGATGACAAACATAAAGTACACCGCTTCGTACTTCTGCTGCTGGCTTT from the Saprospiraceae bacterium genome contains:
- a CDS encoding HNH endonuclease codes for the protein MAKQHIPLSLRRYVFQRAQGCCEYCKSQADFATQSFATEHIIPSAKGGSNDPDNLALACQGCNSHKAAKTEATDPITQQKVLLFHPRQHNWGDHFDWDDTFTQVVGLTPIGRATVEALHLNRPQVMRLRAALFLLGEHPPLI
- a CDS encoding GMC family oxidoreductase yields the protein MKFDIIIIGTGAGGGTLAYKLAPTGKRILILERGDFLPKEKENWDPLAVAQGRYKTTEMWRDAAGKEFSPYQHYWVGGNTKMYGGALLRLRERDFEATEHFDGLSPEWPLKYEDFAPWYDEAEALYAVHGTRGLDPTEPPAKNGYPFPALPFEPRMAEVTEQIRRQGYHPAPIPLAIRLPQDLNGRTNDRLHVELYDGYPDPTGAKADSHVVGVQGALQYPNVTLLRNRKALKINTDASGRRAVSVTVACEGMEETYHADTIVVACGAINSAALLLRSANEKHPHGLANSSGQVGRNLMIHNNGIVLAYSAKPNPSTFQKAILIPDFYHGADGDARPLGAIQNMGKADPLLLADAVGDDLGKDDKDAAHFASHIIDYFITAEDLPKSENRVTVDSQGNIQLHYTQNNLEAYRRLREKLVQIMDTVAENEGVGGSTKYYGFKLGIGGVSHQNGTCRFGHDPRTSVLDLNCKAHALDNLYVVDTSFFPSSGAVNPSLTAMANALRVGEILSHLG